In a single window of the Acyrthosiphon pisum isolate AL4f chromosome X, pea_aphid_22Mar2018_4r6ur, whole genome shotgun sequence genome:
- the LOC100163523 gene encoding liprin-beta-1, producing the protein MMNNDQDEELKLSKTHFDAIKLLEGALQKMDGIISTEPTSNSNCFTNSNGQTVLNNFIQQENSEDSSDHLESKLRVSMLNNQVDILLRKLNHLEKYLLQQNDLRKKAESKLQEEMILKSKLETEKLEVIAMLTNLKLVNVRLTKENMDLKEMIINNLNAQNSITSSCTSEVVNSQFQRSKNHGSRFYCSLPRHKISKLLNDITESCANLMNRKSQFDKCSSAPNLVDSKHDCQNEQILENNSSLFSSTKIYSFQNSNLLFSELNRQQLRDWFAEQGIDYVLEGSKLWPTSGKELISSSISEIDEKFKFKHWLHRKKLILAIQFEKDPNKLFDEDKYLAKARYLNTSWVLQWLDDIGLPQYKEPFSLAAINGTLLNRLTKDDFLMMPFENSDLHFSSLRYGIKVLRKNNFDPECLIRRSNTNKNDDDCNLSLWTTHRVMEWLCSVNLAEYASNLRGSGVHGGLIVYDDRFTSELLADILFIQQSKTLLRRHLSIQFSQLIGRDLNQKKRDDQCKPKYRPLTISSKTKIQKKSQFSLKRKKHNNELSIGDLICPMDD; encoded by the exons ATGATGAACAACGATCAAGACGAAGAGCTCAAACTCAGCAAAACGCATTTTGATGCGATCAAACTGTTGGAGGGAGCGTTACAAAAAATGGATGGAATTATATCGACGG agccaacatcaaattcaaattgttttacCAATTCAAATGGACAgactgtattaaataattttattcaacaa gaAAATTCTGAAGATTCTTCTGATCATTTAGAGTCAAAGCTCCGAGTTTCTATGTTAAATAATCAAGTTGATAtacttttaagaaaattaaatcatCTTGAAAAATATCTATTGCAACAAAatgatttaagaaaaaaagCTGAAAGTAAGCTCCAAGag gaaatgattttaaaatcgaAGCTAGAAACAGAAAAACTTGAAGTTATTGCTATGCTAACTAATTTGAAATTAGTAAATGTTAGGCTAACTAAGGAAAATATGGATCTTAaagaaatgataataaataatctaaatgCACAGAATTCAATAACATCATCATGTACATCAGAAGTAGta AACTCTCAGTTTCAACGTTCAAAAAACCACGGATCACGTTTCTATTGTAGTTTGCCTCGACATAAgatttcaaaa tTATTAAATGATATTACTGAATCGTGTGCAAATTTAATGAACAGAAAATCACAGTTTGACAAATGTTCTTCAGCGCCAAATTTAG TTGATTCAAAACACGACTGCCAAAATGaacaaatattagaaaataattcaaGTCTCTTTTCCAGTACCAAAATTTATTCTTTTCAAAA ttcaaatttactatttagtgagCTAAATCGTCAACAGTTACGAGATTGGTTTGCTGAACAAGGTATTGATTATGTTTTAGAAGGATCAAAATTATGGCCTACTTCTGGAAAAGAATTGATTTCTTCTTCCATCAGTGAGATTgacgaaaaatttaaatttaaa catTGGTTACATAGGAAAAAGCTAATTTTAGCCATTCAATTTGAAAAAGatccaaataaattatttgatgaaGACAAATATCTGGCCAAAGCAAGATATTTAAATACGTCTTGGGTACTACAATGGTTAGATGACATAGGTCTTCCACAGTATAAAGAACCATTTTCTCTGGCAGCTATAAATGGTACCCTTTTAAACAGACTCACCAAAGATGATTTTCTAATGATGCCATTTGAAAATTCAGATTTACATTTCTCTAGTCTCCGATATGGAATAAAG GTGTTGAGAAAGAATAATTTTGATCCTGAATGTTTGATCCGTCGGTCTAATACTAACAAAAATGATGATGATTGTAATTTATCACTATGGACAACACATAGAGTAATGGAATGGCTTTGTAGTGTTAATTTGGCTGAATATGCATCTAATTTAAGGGGTtctg gtGTTCATGGTGGACTAATAGTATATGATGACAGATTTACTTCTGAGCTTCTAGCTGACATTTTATTCATACAACAGAGCAAAACATTGCTGAGACGTCATTTAAGCATACAGTTCAGCCAGTTGATAGGAAgagatttaaatcaaaaaaaaagagATGATCAGTGCAAACCAAAGTATAGGCCCCTGACAATATCATCTAAGACTAAA attcaaaaaaaatcacaattttcattgaagagaaaaaaacataacaatgaaCTGAGTATTGGTGATCTGATTTGTCCTATGGACGATTAA
- the LOC100161471 gene encoding regulator of MON1-CCZ1 complex: MDDDNCLQLNDDPIQFVPASVSKTTNVFYDEITGQIITVHSGELTEIIVTSSTRCRENMVFKIEDRGPVSSIKMSLDCKILTMMRTALSVELMDIKENTLQSPYFLYCKFKGAKLLGFIWTGNNEILLISDKGVELYQIEGQVPKQRIVFSKSINLHVNWFIYSNHSKILLLSMNSFGDFQPLHILPGNINKLTKLEVDLDISLNIPNQSISERNIVMTTVYNTLRILVLPTSQSRNEIIVYTLNKMMMFKKSHILRLTHNGKLLINVVDNLIVVHYQQTKSSSVFDIYMEAAKEHTISHYLPILDDLSIKRTVPREGGSHYVSHLCILFIIKISSNMKFNYIHYILKF, from the exons atggatGATGATAACTGTCTTCAATTGAATGATGATCCAATTCAGTTTGTTCCTGCAAGTGTAAGCAAAACAACAAATGTGTTTTACGATGAGATAACTGGACAG ATAATTACTGTTCATTCTGGTGAATTGACTGAAATAATTGTAACTTCTAGTACTCGTTGTAGAGAaaatatggtgtttaaaataGAAGACCGGGGACCAGTATCTTCAATAAAAATGTCCTTAgactgtaaaatattaacaatgatGAGAACAGCATTATCTGTG gaattaatggatattaaagaaaatacattacaaagtccttattttttgtattgtaaattCAAAGGTGCCAAATTGTTGGGCTTTATATGGACTGGTAACAACGAAATACTATTAATTAGTGATAAAGGTGTAGAATTATACCAG aTTGAAGGCCAAGTACCTAAGCAACGCATAGTTTTTTCAAAATCTATCAATTTGCATGTGAATTGGTTTATTTACTCAAAtcactcaaaaatattactacTGTCTATGAATTCTTTTGGAGATTTCCAACCCCTTCATATTTTAcctggaaatataaacaaactgACAAAATTAGAAG ttgaTTTAGATATTTCTCTTAATATACCAAATCAATCAATTAGTGAACGAAATATTGTAATGACAACTGTGTATAACACACTCAGGATATTAGTTTTACCAACAAGTCAAAGTCGCaatgaaataatagtttatacattaaacaa AATGatgatgtttaaaaaatcacatattttacGATTGACACACAATGGTAAATTGTTGATTAATGTAGTTGATAATTTGATTGTCGTTCATTACCAACAAACAAAG TCTTCTTCTGTATTCGACATATATATGGAAGCTGCAAAAGAACATACAATATCACATTATTTACCTATCTTAGATGATCTATCAATTAAAAGAACAGTTCCAAGAGAAGGAGGATCACATTATGTTTCTCATCTATGTAtcctttttataattaaaatatcaagcaatatgaaatttaattatattcactatatCCTTAAgttttaa